GCattgtaaaaattattacattcaTGCAAGAAATTAAAACCACGGACCTAACGCTTTGCTTCATAAAGCTGTGAGTTTCaggaaaattactttttaataatattagtCATGCATGTCACTTATGAACGTAACGGGCTATGGAGGGACGCTGCGTTAGACGTCACTTGTCGGTGCGGTGCTGTGTGTGCAGGCCATGTCACACtgatcacgtggtgtgtggAGGGCGCGTGCAGCCGGTGTATGTCTGGGGACAGAACTCGTCTGCCTGGATTCTTCCTCGAGGTGAGCCAGAGATATCCTTTTCATTCTGCCTCTAATTCCTTTCACGATGTTTCCCATCTCTATCCATCCCATCGACATGCTGAAATTTTCAGTTTCGAAATTTCCTGGAATGAAAacgtttattattttgtgagttACAAATTCTGCAAAGTCAAAGGTAAAAGTTAAAAGTCGTTTTTCTGCTTCTTAAGAATTCACAGCAGTTAACACTAGGATAATAACTCAAGTCACAATATTACTGAAAAGTGACATCATGTCAGGATCAGTTTTTATCCAGTTCAAAATACCGATTGTTTCCTTTGAGTCTAACCAGCATACGTCCCGTTGATAGATACAGGTATACCTCTTGGAGGACCCCTAGGCCAGGATTACTTGCTGATGCAGGTGCACTTGAAAGAAACGGATGCAGAGAAAACAGACCATGAGGATTCCAAAGTCGATAAATCCGAATCAGGTGAAAACAAGCAGCCCTCGTCTGTGGGCTTTCCTACCTACTTGGCTTGACCAGTGACGTTGAACTAACTATCCTTATTTTATAGTTCCAGGTCATTGGGTTTGACATTATCAACATGACAGGAGCGCAATATAATGATATTTCTTTCggtcacaattttttaaaacatttttgtctggGACTGTTTGCTGTACTAAATTCATGAAAGGTCAGTACAAAAAGTTCAAAATGTCTACGAGAAACTGTTGTAAATGTAGCTACATCTACATTTAATGAAtcctacatttaaaaaaaaattggtgtcGTTTTTGGAACTCTTTGCAAACGTCAATGCTTGTAACTTTCCATTTCTGTTCTCCTAATACTTAATACATTTGCACTTTTGGTAATCCTGAAACGCCACCTCCAGGAATCTTGCCTCAAAGCTCAATATTCAATATtgacaaaataaagacagaattcatataaattcataaataaatcaGACAAAACTTTTGCAAACGTTTACCGAGAACTGCGGTGTTGTAGGTGTTATACACAGAGGTTGCTACACCACACACCTCGAAAACAGGGCCTCTCGCTAGCTCTCATAATTAATTTATTGCTatctcttaaaaataataaaaaataagctaACAATAATTAAGAATGAATTCAACGCACCCGAAGAACGACTGCctgtttctcttgtttatttacagtaacAGAGAGGGTGTCCCTCGTTATCAACACAACGGCGACCAGGTGAGTGAGTTTCTACGCTGCCCCATATCTTATTTTGAAGTTCGTGGTCTTTTTCTTACTAAACTTGGCTAGATGCTTGTATTTTGTGCAGACCCTTGCTGGAGTTTGGACTTGCCATTCTACAGAACACGGGCTTCATCCCTAAAGGAAGTGAGGGTGAGTATTATTCGTTTTATCTTCGCTACACGCAGTAACATAAGGGCAGTCTGGTGGTGGCTAGAACATTTGTCACTGCTGCACTGGGTCCAAGTTATGATTGCTGAAAATCTAAGAGATATCTTTTTGTTGCATGtgctttttttaatcagttgtGACTACAGAGAGTGCATGTCAGTGGCAAAGTGAACAGCCTGTCGTCATCGCTGGCATCCGCCTGCACACTCACAGTCGAGGTGAGGAGACGTGTGGTGCTGTATCGATGGTtcgcgttgttgttgtttgttggcaatggtggtggtggtggtgaaggaggaggaggaaatagGACTGTAGTCTATTGCTTTAATTGTAACATCTTTTGACCTGTGACTTTATCTCTCGTCGCTCATCATCCATACCGTCATTGTGTATTGTAGTTTCTCACTGACATCGCATCATCTCGCTCTCACTTGTTGGATCTCATTTTGATGCACTTTTACTTCATATCGACAATGTTATTTGCTAAGTCTTTACATCGAGGAGGGGAATAATCTAACacaatatttcaataaaatatcTAATTATTGCATAATAATTGTGTAAGTCGTCTACGTGGCTAACGTCAACAGCCTCCCCATGCAGGCCGGTACAAATGTGTGTTCTATACATCAATTGGCTTACCCGTGTAGGTGTGTGGATGGAAGCCTTGCTGGAGCACAAGGGACGGTGGCAGGTTGTTGGTGAGGGCGATCCCTCCCTCCCTGAGGTAAATATAATTTGATGTCATACTAAGAGAGATGTGTATCGTTCATATCTCGCTGATGGCGATGGTATTTATGAAGCTGATATCAATGACGACTCAAACTGTTGTTATCGGTGCTCtgggatttttgtttattgttttacagGACGTCTTACCGGTGAACGGAACGCGCGTGGTCCAGCGAGGTGACTTTCTGGTGAGTGTAAACATgagattattaattttatagaCTAAATGTGGACGGACAAACTCACAGAACACGaatctgtgacgtcacatgtaTGTCGTCTGCTTGCAGGCTGCTCGCTGCTATTTTCGGCAAGACCCAGCGAGAGACATCCCCTTTGGGTAAGACATTTGTTTCTATGGGAACCTACTACTATATGTTTATATCATGCGAGACTCAAGCAAAAGTCGTAGACCTGGCATGATAGTGTCTTTGAACCTGTAGACTGACCACGCCACTAACAGCAGTTATAGCTTGTAACGTCATCGATGATCCTGTAAAGTATGATGGGACATTAACCTTCGGATGgcatatactgtatatgtataGTTTTTCATGGAGTAAAGACCTTTGCTTCATACGAGATTAAGCAGGCATCCCCACAGTGTTAGAAAGAGTCAAGTTGATTTTTACAACCGTCGTCACacattatataaacattttctgtgctCGGTAATAAGCACGTACGTACCGTATGACAGTTTTACCGACAGCTATTGTCATGaccaaaaacaataaacaatgtcgAACTCAACTGAAACAGTTGGTGCCACAGATCGAAAGGCTTCACCAAGTGATAAAGTATGCTGAATGTACACAGCCAACACTtgggtattttttaaatttatttctgtatcttCCAGCTCGTCTTGGACGGAGGAAATGTGCAACTTGCATGTGCTGTACCTTCTACCAATAGGCGCCGCCCCCAGCATCCGCTTCCAGCTGTGCACCAATCAGGTGCCTTCCATCGCACTACGTCACCTCTTCCCCAACCTGCCGTCGCTTCGCACTGATATCTCGCCCGAACCTGAGGATCGCGAAGTTGGCATGTAGAGCCCTCCCGTTGGTGTCGGCCTCCACACTGCACGTCTGCGGACTGGCTTCACAGGGGAAAACCTCTCACTCAGGCATGCATGCTCTCTCTCGCCAGCCTCCGCACACAGGGACGCTCTTCTGGATTTGTCTACGTGCATTTTTCTTGAGAAAGTCTGTAGCAAAAATACACTTACGTTTCCTGTCGCATGCTAGGTGAagagacaattatttttaaatgacacgTCTACAGCTTTGTGCAGTAggctacaaaaaataattatatcatttGCCTGTGGAACGCTGAATTTCAACAAAACATGTCCTCCCAGTAAAAGCTAGATGGCGGAAAGATTAAGCCAGAACGCTATTATTCAGCTGACTTAATTTGGATCGAAAGTAAAGACGAAGGTGACTACGTACACGactacacactctctctctctgttaacGGCTCGTTCTTGATGTCAGAGGTTATATATAGTCTTGTTTACGAGCATGATAACAGTCTTGAAAGGTGACTTTGGTGCCCGATGACAACTACTGAattctagagaaaaaaaatccaatattGTTCAGTAGAGCAAGAGTGAAATAAAGGCTATACCAAATGAAAGATAATCAGTTTGACTTGTAAAGGTAGACACATCTACCACACATTTCCAACCAAAACTAATGTGAACTGACCAATGGTTTGAAAATCACAAGTGGAAAgaccttaaaataaaaatttatatatttaatataaataatgcatgATACATAGACATATATTTGCATATACTAAGATTGGCAAGTGTCAAAACCATGATGTCTTTCTTACAAGCTGCCACTATACAACTGAGAGACAGATCTATGTATGCTGCTCAAGGATAAACAGACATatataacaaaaacatcaaagaaccCAAAGGGAAAATTTCAAAAACTAAACCTTCCCCTTGTATTTAGTCTCATAGGTGTATCATGTACATAATTCCTGGTGAGTGAGAACTTGACAGAATGTGTTATAGTCACATTATGATATTGGATATCTATATTGATCATTATAATGTACCCTCTGCCccaagatatgaaaaaaaatggatatacCAAACCTGAATTTCAACAAAACTAGCACCCATCTGGCTTTTGTTAtattaattcaaataaaaaagatcgAGTCTTATGCCACATCCAAAATACATTTCATTAATATCttcatttataaacacaaaGTAAATCTAGACttgcatataatttttttatacaaaacataaaatactaccgcataaaacaacaaagacacagGAAAAACAAGTCCCTGGCCAtgtacacaaaatctttcatcaacCTCTTATCATACCCTATGCAGAAAGAAGCAGCTAACCATAGAAACATAGGCTATGTTAGTCCCTAACCCTATTGTtgtaacacacaaacagagagagcttttttttaacaacacatGCAATCATACTtagaaatatatatgtacacaaaagCCACATAGCATACATAATGACATACTAACAAATATGGCAAACcgtctaataaaatatgatgcaGGCAATCACAGATAGTGCCGTTATTTAAGTAGTCACATGGCTAAATGGGAGCCAGCTTCCAAAAGGATATATGTGAGCCATTAGTAAATGCCCCATATTGCTCCACAATAAATCGTGACTTAAAAATGGCCTCAACTTATCCACTATAGGTATTCGCTTCAGGAAtctgcatttaataataaaaaattttactaGAAGAATAATAAAGTTCAAAGGTTTGTCAACAACCCTCAGTTCTACCAATACCAAATAACACAATTTCTTTACAGGTCCTTATTTCCTCTGAATAGTTCTGGTTATTTAACATATTCCATAGTTGGTCCCAAAAACTTTTACTCAATGGACGGTGCCAGAATATATGTTAAATGGTTTCATTGtcctgtttacaaaaacaacaagaaggagATGTAATGAgcttacatttaaaaagaaaagagtttgtGGGTAGGATCTGACTAGCATATAATTTGTATATGAATATTTTTGCATTCAGATTATTAAAAGGCAAAGAGTTAATCAataacaattaattttaaaaaacgaCTAGGTTGCATGTCcagcaaaaaatacaaattttaattgacttcattttcattgatcaagatataaaaatatatcaataaaggAGAAAACAGAGGTACACATACAACAATTTTTCCAATAATCTTTGGTCTCtttcacatttataaatttCTCCACTATTTATAgacttaaaatattattgtgatAGAACTGTAGCATCTGTTCAAAAAAATTAGCTTCAAAGCACAGACAAAACTGTGCATGCAAAAAATTTAAGGTTTTTACCTGCAGAGTGGTCCTTTCTGCATCTAATGCCAGAGCTCATTGACAATGAACTTGTTGCATCACACAAAATAGTATTTCATATTTAACAGTCTTAGcatcacataaaaatacatcatTACAATGACTGTGGAGACGACAGTGAGtgaagtttgtgttttattattggTGCCCTGAGATAAACATTacaccaagaaacctatacatttatGGAAAgtagaaaacttgaacttttcaataaaaaaaatgaaaatcaactTTCCCCTGCTTTCCAGCACAGTCATGATCGTGGCCTATTGTGCTAGGAAGGTTAACACATTATGTCATGCGATAGcataaaattttataatcaaaatatttaattcttaGTTAATATATGAAATTAGAATGTCCAGTGCATCTGAATCATTTTGTGTGGCACATAAAAGCTAGTACTGAGAATTCAGTGTACATGAAGTTTACTAAATATAActtaaaaacattataaatataaaccaTCTAATATCCTAGTCATCTCTTGGCCTAGACATTACTTCTTTGACTGACGATCTCTTGTGGCAGGATCCCTAAGTCCATCAAGGTTTTCAAGGGCTTCTGGGATACCTTTTGGCTTGCTGGCTCCAATGGTGAAGTCTGGCCGACCTGTTCGGTATTGGATGTAATGCTGAATAAAGAGCTCAGGATCAATCTTGCATTCCTGGACTACAGGATCTTTCCACATTTGAGAGACCCAAACTGTCAGCAGTGGAAATTTTTCTGATGACATTTCATAATCTGCAATAAAAAATTTAGATCATCAGTGATGTGCTTTTCATGGGCACAGCATGATCTACAACAAACTGGTATTGACTGACAAAACACTgactagaaaaagaaaaatacttggACCTTATTCGATCATTTGGCAAAAGATTGTGGACTATAGCATCAGCCATCTGCAGACTAATCACAGCCCACAtctatttaaaaagtttaaaaatcatCAAGACATAAAATTACTACAAGGTTATTCAGCTTTATATTatactgtacatttttaaaatcgcCAAACCCTCGTAACATCACCTCGAAAAGGAAATCTTTTATATCACTTTTGTAGTTAATACACTAacttggaataaaaaaaaaacctcttctaGTGTGTTGCCAGGTTAAAATTTATAGAATTTGTAAGTTCAAATGAAACGATATTTGCTCCCTTTTTTCTACCTGAACACTCGACCTGTGTCTCCATATACACATACTAAATTTGTCTTATATTTTGGCTATTTGTTGTGGCCTAATTTAGGTTGCCTTTTCTAGTGGCTGTTTTCCAAACCCATTTATGCTGTCTTCTCAGGTGGACATGTTCTGGTGTTACTGCCATAAATCACATTCACCATCATGATTATTCAGACAAACTTCTGTCATCATGTTTtgatcttgtttccaaagtggcctaaattaataaatttaacaaaagaGCTTACACGTTATAGTTTTTCTGTGAGAGGCATTTATCAGCCACGAACAATAAGACACACACCAATTTTCATCCTTTTCCAGAtcaattcacttttaaaaataaagttttgtgaaCAATCTAGTAAAAGCTCAAATATAAATTAATCACATCGATttacagatattaaaaaaaaaatgtatgattaaAAAGTAACCAACCTGTTATCTTCCCTAGCATGGGAATGCGTTCAAACCAGGGCCAAATCATGTAATCAGAAAATCCTGGTTTTGTGCCATTGAAGTATGGAGTGCTGGCTGTCTTCAGAAACTCTTCCATTTTGCCGATATGCTGGTCAAGCCGCTCAGCAAGTTCAAGATCAAGATGACCTGCCTTCAGCAAACTGTAAAATGCTGGAATTCcctacaaaatgaaaaaaacacacaaatgtctgtaaaatttatattgtttattcaAGATGAATAACAGACACAGCTGAGCTAAAATCACATCATTCAACACAAGATCTTTGAAAATGATGGTTGTGGATACCTTCTTTGTCCAATGGTTGAAATAGATCCGTTCTAAAGCCCTCTGGTAAACATCAGAACTGTACAACTTTGGCTCAGGAAAAGCCTCCTCAAGGTATTCTATATGAATGCAAATAAATGGGCATTCAACTTACATGTATGAATGGacacataaatatgcacaaacatataaatgaacatatatatatatatgctaggTTGCCAAACTATTTTGATTTCAGAAAGAATTATAAGTGCGTCCAAATGTCTCAATGTTTAATTAAGTATACAGAGTATCCTTTTAAATTCTACCAAAAATGCAGGTACCTCTAGTCAATATAAATATTCTTTCAGCACATGCCTAGATCGTAATATCTATATTCTTCAGTTGAAGTAAAGCATTTGtaaaattaagaataataataacaagaatttGCTTAATGGCCACTGCCCACAATGACTAGACATGACTCTCACACAGCACAGTCAACAAAAGCACATGTGAGCAGGCACAAGTGAATGCGTGTCACTCATGGACACTGTACATGACCCTCACAGACTGCAAAAGGGCACATTCAACTAGTATTCAACTGACACCAGCTATACGCGAGTTCAGGAAGGCTATCGCTTCAGCAAAGAAACTATATCTCAACTGGGAAGTTCTATACCTGACCCCTGAGGGCATGAGACAGAACAGGAATTGGCTGAATGGGAAGCATCCACCACAATCTTCCACTTCTTGGGCATAGATTGAGCCCACAGGGGGTAGGTCATAGCTAATACATTGGCTAGATGCATGAACCAACCAGTTAAGTAGGACTTTCTGTTTTTGGATGGAACTGGTATAGCTGACGATGACAGAGAATGTCGGTACACTCTCAATCACTGCCCAGTAAAACTGGACCAGAATGTCCTATCTTATGCCAAATTTCTTCAGATGGCACAGAAAGTAAAAGCGTTGCTTGGCCTTCTTGATAGTGGAAACCACATTGACTTTCCATCTCAGATCATTGGTGATGATGGAACACCTAAATCTAAAGTGGTTGACCTGCTCAATGGCCTTGCTGTTGAAAGTGAAAGGCTCAAAAGAATTATTAATCCCCATTAATTAGACTTCttattaaacaaattataattattacatgCACAAGATTCCAGGTTATTCAGCATTTACTCAAGTTCAACAAGATTACAAGACTGCTTTATTTGCATCTTGCTGCTTATTGTTAAATATATTGACATTTATACTACAACAATATAAATAATGGTTTATCTGTACTACTGCacactgttgtttattatttaacatcTTATACTGAGCAAGATACTGACCAGCACAGATAAGAGACTCAAAAATGTTCTTTCCGTTGTGTATTATGACAGGAACTTCCCCATAGAAGTTGATGTCAAAGAACCAGTCAGGTTTGTTGTTTAAGTCCACATTGACACGATCATATGGCACTTTCTTAGCAGCCAGGACCAAACGGGCTCGCTGCAAGCATGAAAAATACAAAGCCACAAATTGCATGCAGAGTCTCTTTTCATGTGACTCGATCATAATCATGTCCTATTAACAtaacatttactgttttattaaaGCTTTACATTGTTATTTTCAAGTGTGAAAGCTTACactttttcttgtctgctttaAATAGTACTGTATGTTATAAAATCTGTGCCAATACACATATATGTTGAAAAATGGACCTTATTAATACTTAATTTACCTCACACCTCTTCGTTTGCCTGGATGTATTTTATTTCCACAGCAATTTCACAGAAATTAAGTTTATGAGGCAAATATATACAGTTCACTGTGGAAGTGTACGCACCTGAGCGTATGGACACATCCGCATGCTGTACAGGCGAAGGACAGCCCCTGGAGGCAACGGGTCGTTCGGACGACGAAGTTCATCCTCACTGTGAGCCATTTTCTGTCGTTTCTGTTTCATCCAGtcaattattaattatatatatagtcattcATTATGGATCATATTATGATAATCAAACTTTCTCGCAGTATATGGTTTTCGCGATAGATCATacatcacatttatttatgcTTTACAATATttaccagttttatttttcaacagttAATTAATCGACGTCCTTCTATAGGTATATCTTTGGTCTTGATATAGTCATCGAAAGATATAAAGATGCGTGAACGCATAGAACAGCATGTGTACCATATAACGGTCTGATCTTATGCTAAATGgctgaatttaaaataaaatagaacttACTGAAAACCGCCGTCGCTGAATTTCCACCTTGAGTTCGTTGTTTTGCGCAGTCACTGCCTGATATCTTCCTGCTGGGGAACACTTTGTGAACAATTTATCGTCTGCTTGGCTGTTTACTGTTCCCGACAAACAGGATCTGCAGTTGGAGTTTCGCTGAAACTAGATCAAAAACACGACCGTTTATTGGTGGAGCGCATTCTGGATCACGGAACCAGTTTCAGTTTCATTGTGTACATGACGTGCGCATTTGTGACTGTACGTCCGGGAACAGATCGCTAtgtcattgttgttgctgttcttttttttttaaaaagcagtgcaaaaaaaaaatgtagtggcTAAGAAACGTTTGAAACGTTTGAAAGACGTGATCAGAGAAGACTCTATCCACGAACGTCCGTGCTCTAGCAACCCGGCCTATTTCGAGAGATGAATATATGTACGCATGTGACCTTTCACCCGAGCAACTATATGGAAACACCCGGCAGTTTAATTAAGCAATTGCGTTTTCTACATATCTCTGCTGCGAATGTGTAATGGAGCTTCCTTGTGATCGAGTCTCTGTTGTCCATTAAGGCTTGGAGGTTTGTCACCGTTTGTCCCTGAGTCAGGTGTCTTCCAAGCCTCCTATATAGGCACCGACAGCAAATATAAGAGGCATATGCAACACAGTACACCACCAAAGCAAGCCTGTCAGGCCTCATAGatttaaaacaggaaaagagGACAGAAACACAATTCAccaccaaaacagacttggcAAACATAgacaccaacagaaaaagagagcacaaacaaGAGTATCCTCCATCctccacagtgcgaaatcacagCGCGATCTTAATTTCTCCTCCAAACTCAACAACAGCTTgtaaggagtttttttttttttaatttgaaagtgAGAGTGGAGAAAATGAAGGCAAGCCAGCCGCAGAGTGAAGTGCTGAATAAAAGACTACAGTTAAGCGgaaattccatctttgttgcGTTCTCATGCGACTAGCCCAACCCTACGTAACcatcggggggggggggggggaattggtgttttacgccgtgtcagcaactaaggctatattacggcaagcagccagccctgtaaacagatgccacgtgcagagaaagaacagcgtgcccgagacgagaaatgaactcagggcagccaaccttcactgtcttggtgacaggcgctaaccgttgcgccaccggaccgctaatATAACCATCAGGGAAAGATGTGTTGGTTACATCatcataacaaataaatatttaaaatctttcgtaatctcaaaaaacaaatatcttgtggtgtattaaaaataacatgtaaGATAATATCGTTTGTTTTAtaactttacaaatatttaaggCAACTtacaatcaataaatcaatatacaaattttctttctcttggcGTCTAAAATAATTGattgaaaaatattgtatctGACTGAGATTTACCATTTTTTCCCTGAAAGCCGGCAGTCGGAGAAATATTCTGCTCATTTGAATGAAACTCATCTTGTCACCAGACCGTAAACAATCATGTGGAGTGCAGCTTTTGTGGTATGGCTGTTATTTCTGTACCTTTCTTGTCTTACTGATCAGGACCATTTCCAGGAGGAAACTCATACCCAGATTGTTTTTTTGGCCATTCTCTTGTTAATTTCAGTAATGTAAGGGCAGACAGACGTCATAGTTGACGTCAAAAGACTAGTATGACGTAACGAGAGAAGCAGACGTGCAAAAACTGATGAAGCCGTCGGGAAAAGAAGGACGCAGCACTTTGCTGGCGATGTTCCTGCGTCTGATTTGAGTGAGAGGGAAGAAGTTTAGCCTCACCAGGAAGAACAATGCTTTATTAGTCAAGATAACTGAAACATCTACCTTGCCCATTAGTGTCTTTGCACATGAAATCATCTCCAATTAATCTTTTCACATAGAagcctaaagaaaaaaagaggacgcccctttcattattaaacaaataaCTCCACAAGGATGTGCTTTTCCTTCAACTCACCAGGGAAATAAATGAGATATTAAGAAAACATGAACCTAAATTGCTTGTATCGGTCCCTTCGTGAACACTGATAATTTCAGACTGGCAAAAGAACGGTCGCCCAAACGATTTTTAACGTCTGacaatcaaagtatataaaacattctGAACAAACTGTATAAACATTTGGAAAATCTCAAGACTCATGCTAGACTACTTTCCGCAGATTTTAGTTCTGCATATACTTTCTAGCTTTGAGAgtgatttctgattttgatcttccacatcaactggttttgtgaatagtggacttttttttttacttgcggACAACAGAGGGTTTTTGTAAATAGTCACTATTCTGATAGTTACAAGAACCGGACTCCCACAAGGCTGTTATCTGTCACCCTAGCTGTTGTTCGTTATGTACactgacagctgcagaagtatGGAGGAGAACATCTATACCTCATTAAGTTCTCTGCTGATGCagcattataataataacagttggCTTGTACAGCGCCTTATCTCCCCTGTGGACAAGCTCAAGGCGCGTCACAGATGGTGCGACGTGAGCATAATATGTGACGTCAAAACAAAATGACGGTACTCCAAGCAGAAGGTCAGCGTCTAAAAACAACATGAACACAATCTGCAGGCCAAATCATGTACAACCACAAGTCCAACACGAGGAGGACGTCAGatgagacaaaaatataacagagCCCTGTCTTGTCCCTTCCAGCAGTTAGGCAAGGGAACATCACTCTAATGATCATGTGTACAGGTACTGTATGGTCCGGCTTGTCTGAAAGGGTAAGTAAATCTGtcaatgaatgactgattcTGTTTGACGAGCcaatcctcaacacgggtacccctcaaggatgtgtgctttccccattcctgttctctgtatacaCAAATGAGAGTACCATCAACAATGCTATATTCTCAATCTTGTGAAGTATACAGATGATATATAGCCCCTGTGGCCTGCCTCAAAGACAAGCAGTCCTATCACGGTACTGGCCTGCGTGTGGACACTGGGGACTGGTTTGACCGCGGATTTCTGGAgctgaacataaaaaaaaaggaggagatggccttttgGAGAGCACATGATGGAAGAAATGGCAGtacctctctctccccaccaatccaaatcaaaggacagcaggtacagagggCTGCCAGTTTTAAttaagtaccttggtacagtaaTAGACGGAAGGCTGTCCTTtggtgatcacgtgaaccaagtgtacaaaaggCTCAGCAAAGGCTGCACCTTTTAAGGAAACTCCGCAGCTTCATCGTCAGCTGGAGACTGTTTACAGGTCTCTTATTGTGAGCATCCTCACATTTAACATCACAGCCTGGTATAGTCACCTCCttgtcaaaaaaaaagacaaggctggccagagtcatccccaaggcaaataaaattattggtacatCACAGATGCCATtgtctgacttgtaccttcattcAGTTAGAAAGATGGCATATAGCATCACCCAGACCAAACACACCGACTCCATtcctgggattcattgtcactgcagacatgactcttgctaaacaattCACAACTGTCTGTCAATATGTCTTTAATGAACTACGCAAGATCATCACCATCCGTCATTTTCGGTCTACAAGCGCCACCAAGacttgtctgtgcgtttgttttatccagacttgattactgcaa
This window of the Pomacea canaliculata isolate SZHN2017 linkage group LG4, ASM307304v1, whole genome shotgun sequence genome carries:
- the LOC112563379 gene encoding peptidyl-glycine alpha-amidating monooxygenase-like; this translates as MQVHLKETDAEKTDHEDSKVDKSESVTERVSLVINTTATRPLLEFGLAILQNTGFIPKGSEVVTTESACQWQSEQPVVIAGIRLHTHSRGVWMEALLEHKGRWQVVGEGDPSLPEDVLPVNGTRVVQRGDFLAARCYFRQDPARDIPFGSSWTEEMCNLHVLYLLPIGAAPSIRFQLCTNQVPSIALRHLFPNLPSLRTDISPEPEDREVGM
- the LOC112563378 gene encoding glutathione S-transferase omega-1-like; translation: MSFIQMSRIFLRLPAFREKMFQRNSNCRSCLSGTVNSQADDKLFTKCSPAGRYQAVTAQNNELKVEIQRRRFSKRQKMAHSEDELRRPNDPLPPGAVLRLYSMRMCPYAQRARLVLAAKKVPYDRVNVDLNNKPDWFFDINFYGEVPVIIHNGKNIFESLICAEYLEEAFPEPKLYSSDVYQRALERIYFNHWTKKGIPAFYSLLKAGHLDLELAERLDQHIGKMEEFLKTASTPYFNGTKPGFSDYMIWPWFERIPMLGKITDYEMSSEKFPLLTVWVSQMWKDPVVQECKIDPELFIQHYIQYRTGRPDFTIGASKPKGIPEALENLDGLRDPATRDRQSKK